From Ipomoea triloba cultivar NCNSP0323 chromosome 5, ASM357664v1, the proteins below share one genomic window:
- the LOC116020154 gene encoding uncharacterized protein LOC116020154: MEDQAAIHALLTLLRSGPLYYDLVVHPPKTYKEAITRARHHADAIKANMANTREEQPIGRDKGHDPRRDRQRFKQRARQEDGPRFTPLTKPLVEVLQYAEQCNLVHPPDPVPEGPDKNKYCVFHKTKGHETAECIALRLVIEQLIQNGELEQFVKKDERDKGKFKKNVWKRNPKGQSNAPGLHGLSDDKAAGKKPVIHVIYGGPEGGDSSRQRKQWARNLYVGSVHSEPREKKKRVELIFFTDEDLPIHGEAHNDSLVITMDINGTNVQRILVDTGSSVNILYFDVFTQLGLSTDQLTPIWTPLSGFTGDSIEAEGVISLNVELRTQPNVLMTTMEFVVVKLKCIHNAILGRPGISQAAAVISMNHLCMKLHTPNGIGVVRGDQRAARQCYVHAVKQSDREDARIHTISQQVDQGEVKEKPQPASKVEEIMLNPSRPERVVKIDRNLLAGLREDIIKVLQKFKNIFA, encoded by the coding sequence ATGGAAGACCAGGCGGCAATCCACGCTCTCCTCACGTTACTCCGTTCTGGGCCACTCTACTACGACCTCGTTGTCCATCCCCCCAAAACTTACAAAGAGGCCATTACTCGGGCCAGGCACCATGCGGACGCTATAAAGGCTAACATGGCGAATACACGAGAAGAGCAGCCGATCGGTCGGGATAAAGGTCATGACCCAAGAAGAGATCGACAGCGTTTTAAGCAACGTGCCCGACAAGAGGATGGACCACGATTCACCCCGTTAACCAAACCCCTAGTGGAGGTCTTGCAATATGCCGAGCAATGCAACCTGGTCCATCCACCCGATCCGGTACCCGAAGGACCAGATAAGAACAAGTACTGTGTTTTTCACAAAACGAAGGGTCATGAGACAGCGGAGTGCATCGCCCTACGTCTGGTCATTGAGCAACTCATTCAAAATGGAGAATTGGAGCAGTTCGTAAAGAAAGACGAACGTGACAAAGGAAAGTTCAAAAAGAACGTTTGGAAGAGGAACCCCAAGGGGCAATCGAATGCGCCCGGTCTGCACGGGTTAAGTGACGACAAGGCGGCTGGAAAGAAGCCAGTTATTCATGTTATCTATGGAGGACCAGAAGGAGGAGACTCTTCTCGCCAAAGAAAGCAATGGGCGAGAAATTTGTACGTCGGGTCGGTCCACTCGGAACCCCGGGAGAAGAAGAAACGTGTAGAGCTGATATTCTTCACTGACGAAGATCTTCCTATCCACGGGGAAGCCCACAACGACTCACTCGTCATCACAATGGACATCAATGGGACGAACGTCCAAAGAATACTAGTTGACACGGGAAGTTCagtaaatattttatacttCGACGTCTTCACCCAACTAGGTCTGTCGACTGACCAGTTGACCCCCATATGGACCCCGCTGTCTGGTTTCACAGGCGACTCCATAGAGGCAGAAGGAGTGATTAGTTTGAATGTGGAGTTACGCACCCAACCAAATGTCTTGATGACTACCATGGAGTTCGTGGTGGTCAAGTTGAAATGTATTCACAATGCAATACTTGGTCGACCCGGCATTTCCCAAGCAGCCGCTGTCATATCAATGAATCACTTGTGCATGAAACTCCACACACCCAATGGGATCGGAGTGGTTCGAGGAGACCAGCGAGCGGCCCGTCAGTGCTACGTGCATGCAGTGAAGCAGTCCGATCGCGAGGATGCAAGGATTCACACCATCTCTCAACAAGTCGACCAAGGAGAAGTCAAAGAGAAGCCGCAACCAGCTTCGAAAGTAGAGGAGATCATGCTCAACCCTAGCCGGCCAGAGCGGGTGGTCAAGATCGATCGGAACCTCCTGGCCGGCCTACGGGAGGACATTATCAAAGTTTtacaaaagtttaaaaatatcTTCGCTTAG